From Hartmannibacter diazotrophicus, a single genomic window includes:
- a CDS encoding SDR family oxidoreductase, with translation MAEGVLLITGASRGIGAATAILAGRAGYHVVVNYVGNQAAAETVAGTIASAGGRASVVQGDVGSEADILRMFAHADAQGRLAGLVNNAGVVDLSARVDEMSLERLERMMRINIIGSIVCAREAVKRLSTMHGGEGGGIVNLSSAAAKLGAPANYVDYASAKGAIDTFTVGLAKEVAAEGIRVNAIRPGIIATDIHASGGQPDRVAEMEASLPMKRAGTAEECAKAILWLLSDEASYTTGAILDVSGARAILP, from the coding sequence ATGGCCGAAGGCGTTCTCCTGATCACCGGCGCGAGCCGCGGCATCGGCGCCGCGACCGCGATCCTCGCGGGACGGGCCGGCTATCATGTCGTCGTCAACTACGTCGGCAACCAGGCGGCGGCCGAAACCGTCGCCGGTACCATCGCCTCGGCCGGCGGCCGTGCCTCGGTCGTCCAGGGCGATGTCGGATCGGAGGCGGATATCCTCAGGATGTTCGCCCATGCCGACGCTCAGGGACGCCTCGCCGGCCTCGTCAACAATGCCGGCGTCGTCGACCTGTCGGCGCGGGTCGACGAGATGAGCCTCGAGCGCCTCGAGCGCATGATGCGGATCAACATCATCGGATCGATCGTCTGCGCCCGCGAGGCCGTGAAGCGGCTTTCCACCATGCATGGCGGCGAGGGCGGCGGCATCGTCAACCTTTCCTCGGCGGCCGCCAAGCTCGGCGCGCCGGCGAACTATGTCGACTATGCCAGCGCCAAGGGCGCGATCGACACCTTCACCGTCGGCCTTGCCAAGGAAGTCGCCGCCGAGGGTATCCGCGTCAACGCCATCCGCCCCGGCATCATCGCCACCGACATCCACGCGAGCGGCGGCCAGCCGGACCGCGTCGCAGAAATGGAAGCCTCGCTTCCCATGAAGCGCGCCGGAACGGCCGAGGAATGCGCCAAGGCCATTCTCTGGCTGCTTTCCGACGAGGCCTCCTACACCACCGGCGCCATCCTCGATGTCTCCGGCGCCCGGGCAATCCTGCCCTGA